The Mycolicibacterium aichiense region CTGCGCGAGTTGCTCGGCATCCAGCCCCACGATGCGGCAGCTCTGCACTACTACGACGGCGTCCACCCCGACGATTTCGCTGTGGCGGAACAGGATTGGCGCGAGCTGCTATCCGGCGCGGCAGATCAGATCGCCACCGAGGTTCGTTATGTCCGCAGCGACGGCGCCATCATCTGGGTGCATCGCGCCGCGGTGCTGGCCCCCGGCGCTCACGGCGGTGCCGACGTCGTGATCGCCCAGCTTCAGGACGTCACCGCCCGCAAGGGCATAGAAGTCGAACTGGCCCACCGCGCCGTGACGGATCCGCTCACCGGTCTGCAGAACCGGCACTCGCTGGTCGCTCGGATCGCCGAGCATCGCACCGCTCATCCCGGCGACTGGGTGGCGGTGTTGTTCATCGACCTCGACGGGTTCAAGACGGTCAACGATTCGCACGGCCACGCCGCGGGCGATGCCGTCCTGGAAGCCGCCGCTCGACGGCTTGCCGAGGCGGTCGTGTCGCCCAATGCGGTCTATCGTCTCGGCGGCGACGAGTTCGTCGTCGTGGTCGTCGACGACGTCAGCGCGCCTGTCGTCGAGCAATTGGCGCAGGACGTGGGGGCTGCGGTCAGCGGCACGTATCCGGTCGAGGACGGGGAGGTGACGCTCGCGGCATCGGTGGGGTGGGCAAGCAGCCGGACCGCGGACGCCGCCGAGCTCATCCGCGACGCGGATGTCGACATGTACCGGCACAAAGCACGGCACCGACAGGGTGATCAACGCCTCAGCTCAACCGAAATTGTCGCGCGCGACGGCGAGTAGGCTGCGGGTAGGAAACCGCTACCCGAGGAGGATGCCACGTCCGCCGATCGGCCCAATTTGGGCCAACTCATCATGTACTCGTACGGGTTCCGACGCCTGCCCGATTCCATGCGGGAATGGGTCGCGAACGATCTCGCAGGCCCCGGCGCCGTCAAGCGGTTCATGCTCAAAGCGGCGATCCCGCCGTTCTTCCTCCTGGCGCCGTTCTGGCTGCTGCCGGTGGAGAACAACTCTGTCTACGTGCACGCCGAGATGACGGTGCCGCTCTATCTGTGGACGCTGGCGATTTCGCTTGCGCTGAACAAGGTTTGGCGGCGTCATCGGCTGGCCGTGCACGGCCTGGACCCGAACCTGGTCGACGTGATCAAGCGGCAGAAGAACGCGCGCATCGAAGAGGATTACATCGCACGATTCGGTCCGCGCCCGCAGGACGCCGAGCACCAGAAGAACAGCAATCCGTTCTTCTGATCAGTCGGCGACGTCGAAGGCCTTGATCACCTTCGTCGGGTTCACCCGGACGACCAATTCACCGGGCACGCCGTTGCGCCTGCCGAATTCTTCGGCGCGCTCGGGGCCCATGTAGCGGGCCGCGATACGGGTCGCGAGATCGAGCAGTTCGTCGGGATCCTCGCTGAGCGACGCGGTGCCTTGAACCTGAACGAAGGAGAACGGCGGACCCTGGTCGTCGACGCAGATCGCGACCCGCGGGTCGCGGCTCAGCGCACGGCCTTTGGCGGTCGCCTTTCCGGTGTTGAACACGAGCTGGCCACCGTCGATGATGAACCACACCGGGGCAACGAGCGGCCTGCCGTCTGCCGCGACATAAGCCAGTTTCGCCGTTCGGGTGCCCGCGGACAGGAACGCGGCCACGTCGTCGGAGAGTTCGTCCATACCGTCGAGGCTAGGCGCATGACCCGCGAAGCGTTTCGACCCCTACCGCCGGTGGCAATACTCGAGTGGCGCGTCGTCGGGTTTGGCAGGCAAGGTTGAAGCAAGACAAAGTCAGGAGTCTCATGTCGCAGACGGTGGAGTCCATGCCCGACGATGGACCGCCCGACGAGGGTGAAACCGGCAATGCGCCTGCCGAGATCACCTACGACGAGCATCTGCACCCCGCCCGACCTCGAACGTTGCGGTTCCGTCCGCGGGTGCGAAACCCATTCGTACGCAGGTCGATTGCCCAGGACGGCTCGCCGACCGCGGACAATCAGGCCTACGTGTCGTGGCTGCTGTCACAGTCGATGCTCGCCGACGCCAATGAGATCAGCCAGCAATTCTCCGGCCAGGGTTCGATGTGGCAGAACCCGTATGCCACGCCGAGCCCACGCAGTGCCGTCGACGCCGCGTCGGTCTGGTTCACCGCGTACCCGCTGTCGCTCATCACCCGGCCCGAGGAGTCGTTCCTCAAGGCCATGGCCGATGAAGCGATGTGGAAGGCATTCGCCGAGATCGGCATCGAGGGAATCCACACCGGGCCCGTCAAACGCGCCGGTGGCATCGCCGGCTGGCAGCTGACACCCAGCGTCGACGGCCACTTCGACCGGATCAGCACCCAGATCGACCCGGCGTTCGGCACCGAGGACGAGTTCCGCCAGATGTGCGGCACCGCGAACTGGTACGGCGGCACGATTCTCGACGACATCGTGCCCGGACACACCGGCAAGGGCGCGGATTTCCGGCTCGCCGAGATGAAGTACGCCGACTATCCCGGCATCTACCACATGATCGACATCGATCCGCTGGACTGGGAGCACCTGCCCGACGTTCCGCACGGCCGGGACTCGGTCAACGTCGACGCCGCGACGGAGGAATGGCTCGACAAGGCCGGCTACATCATCGGGCGGCTGCAGCGCGTGATCTTCTATGCCGAGGGCATCAAGGAGACCAACTGGAGCGTCACCCGCCCCGTGGTCGGCATCGACGGCGTCGAGCGGCGATGGGTGTATCTGCACTACTTCAAGGAGGGTCAGCCCTCGATCAACTGGCTCGACCCGTCGTTCGCCGGGATGCGCCTCGTCATCGGCGACGCGCTGCACTCACTGACCGATCTCGGTTCCGGTGGGTTGCGTCTCGACGCCAACGGCTTCCTCGGCGCCGAGAAGACCTCCGGCGACGACGGCGTGGGATGGTCGGAAGGCCACCCGCTTTCGCAGGCGGCCAATCAGTTCATCGGAAGCATGGTGCGCAAGCTGGGCGGTTTCACCTTCCAGGAACTGAACCTGACCATCGACGACATCAAGGAGACCAGCGGCACCGGCGCCGATCTGTCCTACGACTTCGTCAACCGGCCCGCGTACCACCACGCGCTGGCGACCGCCGACACCGAGTTTCTGCGCCTGACGCTGCGGACAGCCATCGAACTCGGCGTGGACCCGGCATCGCTGGTGCACGCGCTGCAGAACCACGACGAGCTGACCTACGAGCTGGTGCACTGGTCCAACGGCCACAAGGACGATATCTATACCTACAAAGGCCATGAGATCACCGGCGAGGCGCTCGGCGAACGGGTGCGCGCCGACCTCACCGAGGCGCTCACCGGACCGGCCGCACCGTACAACCGCGTATTCACGACGAACGGAATCGCTTGCACCACAGCGACAGTGATCGCCGCGACGCTGGGATACCGCGACCTCGACGACATCGACGGCGACATCGACCGCATCCGCCGGGCGCACCTGCTGCTGGCCATGTTCAACGCCCTTCAGCCCGGGGTGTTCGCGCTGTCCGGCTGGGACCTTTGCGGCATGCTCACGTTGCCGTCAGCCCAGGTCGCCGACCTGATGCACGGTGGTGACACCCGCTGGATCCACCGTGCGGCGCACGACCTGATGGGCGTCAACCCGGCAGCGACGAAGTCGAACGCCGGAATGCCGCGTGGCCGAAGCCTGTACGGATCGATTCCGGACCAGCTCGCCGACGACACCAGCTTCCTTCGCCAATTGCAGGCGATACTGCGGGTGCGGGCGCACTATGGCATCGCGACCAGCCGCCAGGTCGACATTCCCGAGGTGTCGCATCGCGGCATGCTGGTGATGGTGCACCAGCTCGACGCACCCGAGCAGTATCAGCTGACCGTGTTGAACTTCGCCAACGAGGACATCGCAGGCACTGTCCGATCCAAGACTCTGCCGCCGGGCGCGACCGTGCGCGACATGTTCACCGGGGCGCAGATTGCGGTCGTCGACGATCTGCACAGCTTCGCGGTCGAGATGATTCCGCATCACGGGATGGCGCTGCTGGTCGAAGTGGAACCTGCCGACGACGACGTGTCGGCCTGAGTTGGCCTGGCGCGTAACGTCTTTCGCGCGACCAGCCCGCTCCGCGAGGAGGCTGAGTGATACTGCCGGGGTGGCTGAAATCCGAGAAGCCGTCCCCGATGACGCGATGGAGCTCGCGCAGGTCCATGTGAGGTCCTGGCGTGCGGGTTATCGGGGTCTCGTCGCGCAGAGTTACCTGGACGCGTTGGACCCCGAGGAGCGGGTGAAGCGGTTCGCTCTGGATGCCATGGAGCTCCGCGGTCCCTACACCCTGGTGGCGGTCGATCACGGCGCGATATGCGGCCACGTCACAATCGGACGATCGCGCGACGACGACATGCCCGACAGCGGTGAGGTGTGGGCGCTCTACGTCGACCCGCAGAGCTGGGGTGCCGGGATCGGCCGTGCGCTGCTGGCCGCGGGCTGCGACCGCTTGCGGACCGCCGGGCACCGACGCGCGTTCCTGTGGGTACTTTCGGCGAACGACGACGCGCGGCGCTTCTACGAACGGGCCGGCTGGACCGCCGATGGACGCGAGCGATTCGACGTCTTCGGCGACACGCCTGTGCGCAAGTCGAGTTACGGCACCCTGCTCGAGAATTCAGGGAGCCAGCCGTAGCACGCGAGACCGTACGAGCGCCTCGATCAGGCCCACCTTCTCCTCGTCGGTCAGACCGCCCGGCAGTTCGCGTACATAGAAATCCCCGGTGCCCGCGATGAAGTCGAGAGCTTCCCTCGCCAGGGAGTTGACCTGCAGAACCGTCTCCCCGCTGTCGTCGATCACGGCGACCGTCTCGTCATCGGCGTCGATGTGCAGGAAGTCCTCGCGCAGGACGCGTCGCGATGGGGTGACGCTGGTGTCGTCGTACCAGATGGCCGGCAGCGGCTCACCGAACAACTCCTGATAGCGGCCCTGGAAGTCGTTGAAGGAGCCGATGTTCGACTGTGGTTGCGCCGCCGGGTCATAGTCGACCACCGGCGAGTGGTGCACATAGCGACCGAAGAACCGGTGCCCGAAGTCGGTGTACTCGGTCGTGAACAGGATGAAGGCGTGCCACGCCTGGTCGACCATCGCCGACGGCATGCCGAACGACATCTCCGGAGTTGCCTCACAGAGCACCAGGTACTTCTTGGCCTCGGTGAAAAGCAGTTCGGCCGCCTCGGCGGTATCGGCGACCCGATCCTTGACCAGTCGCTCGATCACGAAAGGCGCGGGATAGGCCAACGCCTGGTGCAGCCGGGCGTCGAGCGTCACGGGGCTAGCGGGCGCGGGCGAAGCAGAGCATGCCGTCGCGGCCCCGGATGCCCGCCTTGTCGGCGCCGCGTCCGCGGTCGCTGGTGACGGTGAGCCGGCCGACGTACACGGTCTCGGTGGTGGCTTTCACGGTGCTCATCGGATGTCTCCCTGTCTCGTCCGGGCGGCCCTTCGCCATCCGGGGTGAACTCACTATCCCGTGCCGGCTCGACTCCGGCAGTCCGCTGATCGGGCTGTATTCGGGCTGATGCGACTGTCCACCGATCGGCTGACCCGTGGCACCGAGGCCCTAGAGTCGAAGGATCCTGTCTTGCACAACCGGTGGGGGAGTTGCCGATGAGTGGGTGGATCGTCAGTCACATCCCGCCGGGCCCGCTTCTTGTCCTCCTGATCGTCGTGATCGGCGGGGGAGGGATGCTGCTCGCCGCGGGCGTGCGACGCCTGTTCCCGGCCCTGACCCGTGACGAGCACAATGACGTCACCAAGTTCACCTATAGCTTCATCGGCTTCATCTATGCGTTCTTCATCGGTTTCATCGTCTCGTCGATGTGGGGACAGATCTCCACCGCCGACGCCAACGCCCGGGCCGAGGGTTCTGCAGCTATCGAAATGGCCAGGGATCTAGGGGTTTTCGACAAAGCCGACGCCGATCGGATCCGGCAGAGCCTGCTCGACTACGAGAACGCCGCCATCGCGGAGTGGAACAGCGACCGCAGCGCCCGGTCGCCGGAGGCCGACGCCGCTCTGGCGAAGGTGTCCGCGGCCTACCATCAGGTGACCGCGACGACCGACAGTCAGAAGGCTCTCCTGTCGAGTTCATACGCCAACTTGGACAAGGTAAGTCAGGCCCGCACCGTCCGCCTGCTCACCGCACGCGAAGACACCGGTCCGCCGTGGCCGTTGTGGGCGGTCATCTTCCTCACCAGCGCGATGGTTCTCGGCACTGTGATCATCTACGGGGTGGAGAAGGCCGGGATGCACTATCCGATGGTGGCGATCGTCGGCCTCATCGTGGCGACCAATCTCTTCCTCATCCTCGAGCTTTCCCATCCGTTCATCGGTGGCATCTCCACATCGCCGGACCCGCTGTACGAGGTTGTCTCGGTTCTCACCACCACACAGTGATGGCTCCCGGCTTGTTGCGTGGAACCGATCACCGCGTCGCGAATGCCGGTGCCACGAAGCGCTCCAACACCGCACGCTCCTGCCGCACACTCGCGATCGGCGAGTAGGCCAACGACACGACAACCCGCACAATCCACTGCGCGGCCTGCGGGTCGTCGTCGGTGATACCGGTGAGTTCGGCGGCGAGATGGGCGAGCATGGGCGAGGAATGCAACTCCCTCAGGTCCGGTGGACTGCCGGCGCTGAACATCAGTCGCCGCAGCGGGTCTGATCGAATCTGCTGGAGCGCCACGGTGATTGCGGTGATCACCCGTTCCGCACCGGTGAGCTCCGCCACGGAATTCCGAACGGTGTCGATGATGCCCGCCGCCAGGCGCATCAACACCGCGTCGCGGATCTGGGCCTTGCCGCCGGCGTGGCGGTACACCGTGGCCCGCGAACAGTGCACTCTCGCGGCCACGGTGTCGATGTCCAACGCGTCCAGCCCGTCGCGGATGACGAGCTCGGTCGCGGCGGTGTAGATGCGCTCTGCCGCCGCCGTGGCGCGGTCGCCGCCCAGGACCCAGTCGTTGCGAGACATGGCAGACATCTTCTCAGCTATGAGACGACATGCTTGCCCGAATCGGGTATGAGCGCTGTTCAAGCCGTTGTGTTGAGACGCTGGTATCGCGCAGAGCGCAGGGTCGGTATCGACTTGTCCTCTCGCGATTGACGTGGCGGCTGCCCACCGCTCAGCGTGAAGGCATGACATCGGCGGACACGGGTCTCGGGCTGGCGCTCTTCGAGGATCAGTACATCCAGGACCCGCACCCGCTGTACGCACGCATGCATCAGACCGGTGACGTCCACCCGATCGGGGACTCGGGCTTCTACGCCGTGAGCAGCTGGGCTGCCGTCAACGAGGCGGTTACTCGTCCCGATGACTTCTCCTCGAACCTGACCGCCACGATGATGTACGAGCCTCCCCACACCGTCACCGCGTTCCCGATCGGCGAACTCGGCGGCGACATGCAGGCATTGGCGACCGCGGACGAGCCAGTGCATTCCCTGCACCGAAAGTTGTTGCTACCTCAACTGGCCGCGAAACGCATCCGCGCGTCCGAAGCGTTCATCGTCGACACCGCAGGGACGCTGTGGGAGACGAATGCCGACGACGACGGCATCGAGTGGATGAGCGCGATGGCCAATCGGTTGCCGATGATGATCGTCGGCCGGATCATCGGGGTGCCCGACGCGGACATCGACAGGATCATCCAGTGGGGATACTCGGCCACCCAGGTGGTCGAAGGCCTGGTCACTCCCGCTCAGATGGAGTCCGCCGGCGTCGCCGTGATGGAGCTCAGTACGTATATCGCCGACCAATTCGGCCAGGCTGCGGCCGAGCCCCGTGGCAACTTGTTGGGTGATCTGGCCGCCGAATGTGCGGCCGGCGACCTCGGTGACATTGCCGCGCTGGCGATGATGATCACGCTGTTCAGCGCCGGAGGTGAATCCACCGCGTCGCTGATCGGCTCTGCCGCTTACCTTCTCGCCACCCGGCCGGACGTGCAGCGCCGGCTCCGCAATAGTCCCGACCAGCTCGGGGCGTTCCTGGAGGAAGTGCTCCGCTTCGAGCCGCCGTTCCGCGGGCACTACCGCCACGTCGTCCACGACACAGAATTGTTCGGCGTCGAACTCGAAGCGGGATCACGACTGTTGCTGTTGTGGGGCGCCGCCAACCGGGACCCGTCGCATTTCGACGATCCCGCCGAGTTCCGGCTCGATCGGCCGGCAGGCAAGGGGCACATCACCTTTGGCAAGGGCGCGCACTTCTGTGTCGGCGCGGCCCTGGCTCGGTTGGAGGCTCAGATCGTCATCGGCGAGCTACTGGAGCGCACCGCGACCGTCGATGCCGCCGAGGTCGGACGGTGGCTGCCGAGCCTTCTGGTGCGGCGTCTCGAGAAGCTCCAATTGTCCTTCAGGTAGCTCAAAGCTGCACAGCCGCATACTGTTCGACGTAGGTCTGCTCGCCCGAACCGTAGTACGTGCGCCCGCGGACGCGGTCGGCGTGGTCACAGCGGCGGACCGGGGCGTGCGGAGTGTGGCGTCGGCGCTACGGGGTCAGTGGTGACCGCTGCCGCCGACCTCGGCGGGCAGTGGTGGCGGCAACGGCGTCGTCGACGTGGGTGTGCTGCTGGTGGGGGTCGACGACGTCGTCGGTGACGACGATGTGGACGGCGCGGCCGATGTCGATGTCGAAGTCGATGTCTGGGGGCCGTGAAAGTCCACCCACGATTCCTTGCGCACCACTGTCGTTCCTGAGCTGACCACCAGCGCACTCGAATTCACGGTGTAGGTGATGCCGTCGTTCACCGCGCTGTAGGAGCCGTCGCCGGAACTGGAAGCGGACAGGACCAGCTTGGCGCCGTCGCGGACCCGCACGCCGCGGTACTCGTATCCGCCGGTCGTCTTGCAGATCGCCACCCGGGAGCTGTCCGTACTGCCGAACAGCACCGCGGCGCCTGGACAGCGAGCCGTCGAGTCGAGGTAGCCGTACGTGTCGAAGCCCGGGGTGGCGGCGGCGTGCGGCAGGGCGGTCATCAGCGCAGCGGCGCATGCCGCAGCGGCCGCAGCGCCTGCGGCGCGGATCGCAGAAGAAGACATCGACTTCCACGACACCATGCCGATGCGGGGCGGGCGACCGCCGATGCCGACTCGGCACGCGATCGTTAGTTTGCCGAGACCCGCACGGTTGCTTGTAGACAGATTCGCGATTGTGTACTGTGACCGGGCGCACAGTCGGTAGGGTGCGAGCGCATATCACTGTCGGGGATCAGATGGAGTTCGGGATGCGAAATCAGGCAGGCGTTGGGCATCGGGTACTGAAAGCACTGGCGACGATCGTCTCGGCGGTCGCGTTCTTCGTGATGTCGGCGCTGCCCGCCTGGGCCGCCGACTCGATCACCCTGACCTGGGTGCGGCACGGCGAGTCGTACGGCAACGTCGCCGGAGCCGGTATCGACACCAAGGTGCCCGGCCCGCATCTCACCGAGCTCGGCGAACAGCAGGCCGAAGCCATCGCCCAGCAGCTCAAAGACGGCGGCTACGACAGCATCTACGTCTCCGACATGATCCGGACCCACGAGACGGCAGCCCCGCTCGCGACGGAGACCGGGCTCACCCCGATCCAGGAGGGTGGCTTCCGGGAGATCAGCGCCGGCATCTTCGAGGGATCGCCGATCGACAGCGGGCTCGGCCGCATCGGCTACTTCCTGATCCCGGTGGCGTGGACCCTGGGCCTGCGGAGCCTGCCCATCCCGCTCGGCGAGAACGGCAACGGCTTCGAGTCCCGGGTCAACGGTGCGATCGCCTCGGTGATCGCCAATGGTGACACCAAGCCGGTGATCTTCTCGCACGGTGCCACGATCATGGTCTGGACGATGATGAACGTCGACAATCCCGACGTCATGCTGATGCTCACGCATCCGCTGGGCAACACCGCTGTCGTGGTCGTGACCGGCAACCCGGAGGACGGCTGGACGCTGCAGAGCTGGGATGGTGTTGTCGTCAGCCAGAATCCGTCGCTCGCAGGCAAGCTGTTCGTCAATACGCGCAGCCTGATCGTGGCGCCGCAGACGGCGGTCTACGACGTCGTCCAGGCCGTCAAGACCGGCGATATCAGCAAGGTGGTGGCGGCCGTGCGCGACGGCGTCGCCCTCGTCGCCAAGGCAGGCGTCGACTTCGTCAAGAACTCCGTCACCGATATCGCGCAGGCGATCCGCGGGGCGTTGCCCGCCTCGGCGAGCCCGGTCGTCAGTCCTCTTGCCGCCAAGGTGAAGTCGCCCGCCGCGGCGGCTGTCACGGCGGAATCGGGCAAGGCGGAACCGGGCAAGGTCAACGCCGGTTCCAGTCGCAAGGCCGCGTCGAAGGCCACTGCGTCCGGCCAGGGCGCGGGCAGTGGCAAGGCAGACGGGGGAGCCAAGAAGGGCACCGGCTCCAGCCGGCGGTCCGCACACAAAGCGGCTGCCTGACAGACGGTTTCGCGCTCAGCGGCGATACTGCGACTCGAGCACCAGATCGGGCACGAGTTTCTGGTACTCCATGTGCGTGCGGTGTTCCACCGTGGTCCAGCCGTCGCCCTCGTGGTCGTGCATGAAGGCCCGGTACTTCGGGGAGCCGGGGAAGCCCACGTTGTCGGCGACGACGACGGCCCCGCTGCGTAGCCAGCCCCGCTCGACGATGCTGAGCAAGTCCGCCAGGTAAGCGTTCTTGTCATGGTCGATGAACAGGAAATCGACTGTGCCTGAGTCGAATCCGTGCTCGTCATGCAGCGTGTCGAGCGTGCGACCGCCATCGCCGACCGTTCCGACCACGCAGGTGACGCGGTCTGCCACACCTGCGTGCGCCCAGATTCGCCGGGCCACTGCGGCATTCGCCGCTGCGAGTTCGACGGAGTACACCCGCGCCGACGGGGCTGCTCGCGCGATCCGCAACGCGCCGTACCCGCAGTAGGTGCCCAATTCCAGCGCCAGTCGGGGATCGGCACGGCGCACCGCGGCATCGAGCAGCGCGCCCTTCTCGTCGCCGATGTTGACCAGAAACGACTTCGCGTAGGCGTACTCGTCGATGGTGGCCAGCACGCTGTCGATGTCGCCGCGACGGGCGTTGGCCTCGACATAGTCGGCCGCCGCGGCCTCCCGGCCGTCGCCGATCTGGCCCGTCCTGTTGAAGTTCCGGATTCCGATGCCGGTGCGCAGCACCGACCATCGCAGCAGTGGCAAACGCTGGCGAAGATTCATGGACTCACGCTACGTTGTGCTCGCGGGTGCCAGTGACGCGCTTGCGAGAGGTGTGTGTGCGGGCAATATCGTCGCCCGTCGCCCGCAAAGGCGGCGGCCGGACAGTCCTGGCCGTGAGCTACGGCGTCGTTTGTCATGCGCTGTTTGTCGTGGCCGTCGGTTCGATGGTCGTCGCGATGTACTTCGGCATGAGCCGCTCGCTCGGCAGGGTGCCGGCCCCATGGAGCTGGGTCGCCAACGCCGCCCTTCTTCTTCAATTCCCGGTCATCCACTCACTGCTGCTCACCGGCCGCGGCCGGACAGTCCTCGCCAAGCTGGCGCCGCGGGGCACCGGTGCCACGCTGGCGCCGACGACCTATGTCATCGCGGGCTCGCTCCAGCTGATCGCCCTCTTCGCGCTGTGGACGCCGAGCGGAACGATCTGGTGGCAGGCGCACGGATCGGCGTTGACCATGGTCGTCGCGCTGTACGCGTTCGCCTGGATCCTGCTGGGGAAGTCGATGGTCGACGCCGGCCTGTCACTGCAAACCGGCAGCCTGGGCTGGGTCGCCCTACTGCGGGACCGCAAGCTGGTCTTCCCGAAAATGCCCACGACCGGTCTTTTCCGGCTCACCAGACAGCCGATCTACGTCGCGTTCGCGCTGACGGTCTGGACGGTGCCGACCTGGACTCCCGATCAGCTGGTTCTGGCCCTGGTATTCACCACATATTGCCTGGTAGGGCCGCTGTTCAAGGAGGCTCGCTTCCGTCGCGTGTTCGGTGCCGAGTTCGACAACTATGCGCGGGGAGTGCCCTATTGGTTACCGTGGCCAGGTAGGTTGCGAGGCCGTTCGGGGAGGCGTTGTGAACCTCCTGCTGGTCGTATACGTATCAGCAGAAGGCAGGGCTGAACCTAAGGACGGACCATTGCTGCGAGCGATTGCCCGGCTAGCTATTGCAGCGCCGCGTCAGGTGGTCGCCGTAGCGATCCTCGTCATGGTGGCGATCGGCATCTTCGGCGTACCGGTTGCCAAGAGCCTCTCGCCCAGCGGCTTCGCCGACCCCAACTCGCAGTCGTCGCGCGCCACGCAGCTGCTCACCGACAAATTCGACCAGGGCGACGTCCAGTTCCTGGTCGTCGTGACCGCGAATGACCGCTTCGACAGTCCGGCGGTGCGGGCGGCCGCGCTCGACGTCATCGACCAGCTGAAGCGCTCCGGCCACGTCACCGGCATCTCGTCGGCCTGGACGTCGCCTCCGCAGGCCGCGGCCGCGCTCGTCAGCCGCGATCAGAAGTCGGGCCTGATCACCGCGGGCATCACGGGAAGTGAAGCCAACCAGCAGACCTATGCCAAAGACCTGTCCGCCCAGGTCAGCCGGGACCGCGACGGCATCGTGGTCCGCACCGGTGGGGCGGCGATGGTCAATCTGCAGGTGACCGAGCAGTCGCAGCACGATCTGCTGCTGATGGAGTCCATCGCGATTCCGCTGAGCTTCGTGGTGCTGGTCTGGGT contains the following coding sequences:
- a CDS encoding histidine phosphatase family protein; translation: MRNQAGVGHRVLKALATIVSAVAFFVMSALPAWAADSITLTWVRHGESYGNVAGAGIDTKVPGPHLTELGEQQAEAIAQQLKDGGYDSIYVSDMIRTHETAAPLATETGLTPIQEGGFREISAGIFEGSPIDSGLGRIGYFLIPVAWTLGLRSLPIPLGENGNGFESRVNGAIASVIANGDTKPVIFSHGATIMVWTMMNVDNPDVMLMLTHPLGNTAVVVVTGNPEDGWTLQSWDGVVVSQNPSLAGKLFVNTRSLIVAPQTAVYDVVQAVKTGDISKVVAAVRDGVALVAKAGVDFVKNSVTDIAQAIRGALPASASPVVSPLAAKVKSPAAAAVTAESGKAEPGKVNAGSSRKAASKATASGQGAGSGKADGGAKKGTGSSRRSAHKAAA
- a CDS encoding O-methyltransferase → MNLRQRLPLLRWSVLRTGIGIRNFNRTGQIGDGREAAAADYVEANARRGDIDSVLATIDEYAYAKSFLVNIGDEKGALLDAAVRRADPRLALELGTYCGYGALRIARAAPSARVYSVELAAANAAVARRIWAHAGVADRVTCVVGTVGDGGRTLDTLHDEHGFDSGTVDFLFIDHDKNAYLADLLSIVERGWLRSGAVVVADNVGFPGSPKYRAFMHDHEGDGWTTVEHRTHMEYQKLVPDLVLESQYRR
- a CDS encoding methyltransferase family protein; amino-acid sequence: MSYGVVCHALFVVAVGSMVVAMYFGMSRSLGRVPAPWSWVANAALLLQFPVIHSLLLTGRGRTVLAKLAPRGTGATLAPTTYVIAGSLQLIALFALWTPSGTIWWQAHGSALTMVVALYAFAWILLGKSMVDAGLSLQTGSLGWVALLRDRKLVFPKMPTTGLFRLTRQPIYVAFALTVWTVPTWTPDQLVLALVFTTYCLVGPLFKEARFRRVFGAEFDNYARGVPYWLPWPGRLRGRSGRRCEPPAGRIRISRRQG